The genomic interval GAAACATATGGACAGTTGTACTTTATTTGAGTAATTTTCTTGTGAATGAGAataccccctgtttacatcgttggcatggcggtaAAAATTCGACTGATAAATAAAAcgtttttcaatacacataaaatgtagataattttttgtcaaaatgtataataaaatactgtatatgcagtaaaaatcaattttgaaaacaaaacaatcactTCTAGGATTTGTTAAGGTACATCCCCTTGAATAGAAGCtgagtagagaaaattaggtgccttccagtaggagactttgcattgcatggcaatacttcatttacttaTTTTATCTGGTTTGCATCATACACACGCCTGAATCATACGACTGAAAATGACACGTTATTAAGTactatacgaggggtgttccaaaaataatgtcatttgtgttttatttcgcggaaatcgtgccatgtgtacacaaaaccacctggtgtcgatagaatgatcactgaatcataacataggtaaatatcttgctcacacgttcactgaccTTGGTACAATATACATTGCTTTATAGCatattcattacactttacaccAAATGACTGGGAAAAGACCTGAAAATGagcttgaaattagggcctacataaaaggtaggtcgcaactcggcatgaagcttgtagatattcaccgtgaggtgtgcgacatttatggggagggGCAAATGTCTCAcaggactatttgtaggtgggtagctaaatttaggaccggacagcagcaactcaaaaatgctgctcgcacagatcgtcctgcaacaactacgtcgaaaggttacatcgaaaaaatcctcaatttgctaaaaaaaaaggatgcccgattcaccgtaaggcaattggcccaaatgacaaacttgtcgttagcacgagttcatggaattATGAAGAAACAccaaaaacttagaaaaataaatgcaagatagATACCCCATTGGTTAAcaaatgaacaaaagaggacccgtgtaacaattgcaaaaaaaattaagaacATGTATCCAAATTTcgcaaaaaggtttttgataatatagttactggtgATGAAACCTgcgtttattattttgaaccaaagcggaagtattccaaccgaaCTTGGGTCACCAAAATtgcgagacgcccaagtattgccaaacgaatacgaacagtgaagaaggttttgtatgtatttttttttttcactcataagggtccaatcattcaaattccggtaccaaaaggcagtacggtcacaggacaattctataaaaaaaagttgttctaagaaaattgaagaactactacaaaagtcgccgccccaaaacaggacttaagtacctccgacttttgcatgataatgcacccgctcacaaggcacgcattgtgaccgaggttttggagtcagagaaggttaccgtccttccacaccctccgttttcgccagacctggccccctgcgactattttctgtttcccaaacttaaatatcatctgtctggaaagagatacaaatcgagaaatgccccTGGATCTGCTGTTTAACAGTATTtgatgggtgttcccatagaagagtatgaacaatgcttccaaaagaggattgaccggctcaaaaggtgtattcaggctgacggagagtattttgaagggcaagttaaaatgatcagaacatttgcagaataggagaaccgatgcaaatgacattacttttggaacacccctcgtattatGTGTAATTCATACATTAATTCTCATTACTCATTCCGAAAGCCCTCATTTTCCTCTCACTGGTATCAGTGCATCTTTGTAGAATATCATTGTCCGCTTGCTGATATCAAGTAAGTAGCCACAtcaaagatcccttggaagcatagaatgcaaccaaaagaCTCATTAATGCGCCATTCGTTGATAGATACATAAGACGAAACTTGTATTTCATAGAAGAAAACTTATACATGCAAAGTCAAACAAAGGCATGCAAAGGCATATATACAAATATGCACCTCACATTACTGTTTCCGCTGATAAAGCACGCATGTCctatttgttaattttacattctGCCTAAAATAGTCATAGAAAATTGATAAAAGATACTAGCAAAATACCTGTATGTACTTGTTACCTAGGATTAGAGTTTACTTGAGAATGAAAGACGGATTGGTCGTTTCATGTCATTTAAGCTCACGAAAGTCCCCAACGATCATGCACGCCAGCgaaaaattcattaaataaacaattaatatCCGTAGTATCAAAATTGATGTCAATAACATGTCATAGATGTTTGTTTTATACGATAAGACGAAAAGATATCCTTTGAACAAACATTGTAAGTAGTTGCATATTAAAGTGCAAACAAAAACACCGGATTTGACCATGGTTGTCGTTCCATTAATTTCCTTTATTACAAAATATCCTAATACATGTATTCACAAAATCAAAATGTATTCAAAGTGTAACTTATATGCATCAGTCAGGTTTtgtttcaaaacatatttaatgaaaattaaacgattaaaatgagtttttgtatgtaaaacagAATCTAATAAAAAGAGATTTAGTGTCAGGAGAgcggaaattttcaaatatttacacCACCGTCTTATAAAAACTAACTTAGTTTGTATTCATTTGTATTACTTATATGTGAGGAAAGGATGGTCTACATTAGAAACCGCATCAAAGTTGATCGAGTGGGTGGGGAAAGATAAATTGGTGTGACACACATGAAAAGAGCCTCATAGGGATATTTGTGGTCAGGCGATTTTCCTATTCCGCAACATGTTCATGGCTTAAAGATCATGTCATTAAACCAAGTAACAAATCATTCTTGAATATTCGAAAAGGAAAGGGAAACTTACTTATTTTTCATATGCGTTTTCACGTGCACATTAAGTCGATACAATTTcgaatttaaatatttctaacttTGTAATTGTATTAATATATAATCTGTGGACGCATAAAGTCCAGCCAGTGTGATATTTATAGCTTATTAGACTTGTAtaaagaaatatgcatgagttctacAGCGGAAATAGTGCGCGACTTTAGGCgtgcaatattattccgcggAAGAACgggtgcatatttcttgatgcaaatctaacAATCTTTTtatacatacgcatctacacctaaaattattatataaatgatacaaatttgttattaagcctGAGTGGAATTGAAAATATCTTCGTtatagaacttttaaacgcgacgacatTTACGAGGGCTGTTCAATATATACGCGAGCatgtgctctcatttctttatttctggtcctattttgctgaaatttgaaaatatgacggatataaacataataaatgcGAATATTTAAGTTACAGATATCAGAAcatgcataatatttatttatcgtCTCCTAGGCAATGTCATTTCCTaaaaagcggcccaacgtcattaaGACGCTGTCTTATCacaaacaattaatcaatacaactcaTGATTACCATTGGTTCAAAGTTTATCgcaattaaatgcattttctacaccttcctatcaataaataaatattgttcttTTGATATTCCTGACGTATTGATGAAATGGGACACTGAACTGTGATACCTTATCAAGGAGCTCTTTATTTGATAAAACGTAACTGAACctcatttttcatgtctgtaccACGTGTCGTCAGCGATATTCTCCTGACCATTTTTAAACGTACGTCCCATTccaataataaaattttgttttattcaggGCACTGTCCATTAAACCTGTAGCAgtatagcatttgtctcttttcttgattctcgattcaaaacacagtGTTATCTCATGATTCCGTTCAACACTGACTTTCAACAGTGACCAacacaatatgcctgccaaacaATTGAAttttgtcacatttataatttgatgttTTTGGCGTAGCTCTTACATTTCGTACTTATATTTACCAAACtgaagaaaaggtagcttgaaaaatacgccagtgacaagtaatgtttttgtatagaaaattgggccggatgacgtcacatgacgttgccatgggttctagtattttcttatcatttacccaaagaaaacaaaattttgtcatatcaactcagtattccctaaTCTACATTATATagcagttttattcatttatgatgatacatgaagaaatgagagcacatttccgcgtatttattgaacacccctcgtatgaaactgacatcacaaatgacgtcacacatccgatatgaaatttgaacgtcaatatgaaaaaatattgacgtttcaggttccattgaaacttaaagGAGTTATTAAATAAGTATGTAATAAATCTCTTTATGAGCGGTAGTGTACAATGCGATTCtattttacatatacactgaaTGGACCTTATCGACGAGTCAAAGAAATTTGACGGCTTGAGTTTGATTGATAAACTATTATTTTGGATATTTTATAAGTTATTTGAGGATCAGATAAATCCACTAAAATTGCTGAGCGTCTACATGTACATATCTGAAAATTTCTTACATGTAACATCAAATACAGTTTCAATTTAGTCTGTACACGGTCAAAAACAATTACCATAAATCATGCATCTTTAGACTTAGAACGCATGCACTCATAATATTAGGCCGAAAGCTTTAAGTGCACAGTAATGGATTTGAACATGTTTTATCTATTTAACAATATTACCGAACTGTACGTTTTATTTCCGACATGTTGTATCCCATGTATAGCTAGTGCTGTATGGGTGGCTGCGTTCTCGGACTACagctttgaaaaacaaaaacagaattaagaTAAGAATAAGTAATTCTGTTCTTGTTTTTCAAAGCTTGAGATGATTCAGCCCTGACATTAATGGCATAAGGCCATTATACAATAAAGGCAATTTCTGACAGCAAATCTGGAACTGGCAAATAAGACAGTTGTCAATTCTGCCAATTTACGGCTCCATTGAAAACAATACCGACCCACAAAACCTGTATGATAGGTCCAATTCAGACGGGTCACTGATTAAATCGTAATATCAAACTATGCATTATTTGCTAATGCCATGTTTTACTGCTGTCTGTAACAACTCAACAGAACAACATTTTAGAAGCACAACGCGTTTGAGACAAAATATCCAAAATCTTATCTTTCAATGTATTGTATACCTGTAATCCTGTCCACATAATTAAAGAAATTGTGAAAATACACCTGGACAGAACTGAAAAGGCAGAGGACTGTGGAGCTAAGCTTCATGAATTAAAAACTTAAGAAACGCTCTTGAACAATATGACATAACCATGCAAACTTAACGGATTTCGTTCCAAACCTCGGACCAATCCTCTCTCTAACTCTCTAAATTCTAATTTGTTTAATCATTCCCATTGTTTCCTTGTTTATGGCTAGTCCATTATTTTGTACTGGGGACCGTATCCGTTTTTTGAGGAATTGCGCTCgatagtgtatcattgaaggtttcatgaaCACCGCCTTATTAACACATAATACATTAGTGGCTGTCCAAAAGTATATTAGTACTTGTAACATATGCAAATGTTGGGTTCTGCTCACCCTGGGGCTAGAGAACATGGACGGAAGTATGCATTTCCAATATCGTCCGTGAACAGGCtgaattaaaccgagcctgcaacattttcatttttgtcgtattgggcgacctttggagtttccatttcttctgtttgactgagtctgggAATTTTCAAAACATATACGTTTTAATACTATCAATACAGTAAATACAAGACATGGAACACCGATAAGATAATTACGGGAAATGTCATCAGGGTTCTTCATCTGTCAAAGACAGCTTCATATGACCTTCTATTTACCGCAACTATAATTTAACTAACGCTTACAACCATGTATTTTTATATAGTTCTGTTATTCTGGATTGTCTTTCTTTACGAGCTATAGTATCAGTAGGCTTGCAAATATAAGAGAAACCATAGCTACAAAGTTATAACGTGAAACGAAGTCTCCACCATTGTTTAAATCTAGTATGCAGTTTGATGTACTACAGCATGCAACCTTTCCTTTCTGTGCCGAGCAGCTGGTAGCACAGGAAAACTTGTATTCACTGATTGTTCCATTTATATCTTTCAGATCCAgctaaatgagaaaaaaaaacttcattgaAGTAATTATAATGTATAAAGATGATTTAGTAACATATTAATCAAACATTGTACAGCAAATATCTGAATCTGTCTTTTACCCTCAAAAGTCTCTaacagtttaaaacaaaacttcGAAAGGATATAACGAGAACTTAAGTCGAACTACAAAGTACTATGATGAAAACATACCTCACAAATCTCTCTGGATTTGCAGGTCGTCGATTTGACAGTCTTTGTATCGTTTAAACATTCATCGGACCCACTGCAGGAACCTACTTTGCAATTAAGCGGCTGTGAAAAGAAATGCAAAACGACTGTTTAGTGATATTCAGACAGCCAGACGCTGCTATATAATTACAAACTAGGATCATATGTAAGTCCCAACTTGTTCAATGTAGAATAAAATGGTATTTTAGTTTTGTATAAGCACGTGTAGCCGTCAGTTTCATTTGTTATTGCTCTCGCAGTACCATAACTACACTGCGACGCACAAACAAATAATACATTCCGATATCTTTAAATATGCAATTTCATTTTTGATGGCCATAAATACACAAAACACAGAggaagaaaaattatttttaagaaaaatcatttaactgtGGAAAGATGTCtgtgaaaactgtttgatttGTCTTCTACTTCTCTCTCCCCACGGTCTACCAGATCTAGTCCTATAGTTATTGTTTTGGGATAGAGTAAATTATTTGTATTCAAATCGTTTTAGTTGCACTGTTGTAATATATATGCGTTGTATATTTCAGAATGTGTACACTGTTAAGAAATGCTAAATGCTAGAACATTCATATTTCCATGGAAAAGGTACCTAGCATGTTCTTCTTTTACTTAATTAGAGACTTTGTAGTGGTGCTTGTTGTATTTTAGGCACCAGTTTTTATTACCATGAGACCATTATTAATGGATATTTCACCTATTAATAGAGACCACCAGTCAACAAAGGTAAGTTTTTGTTCTTCCTATTTGTGGTTTTTACAGAACATGTTCGGCTGTAGTAACAATAATATGTTTGCGCTGTTATCAAATATCTACTGTTATTCTCATTATACGTACAATATcactgtataataaattgtgaGATCTTAGAAACTTATATACATCGGTGAAATTAGCTCTTCCGTGTGACTACAACATAATCGTTTGTTAATAATCTATAGTGATATGACAAAATACTTTGATTAGCAAAGTATTTTAAAAAGCAACAAGCATGTACTGACCAACTGAAACATAGTAATATAAATTATATGGTAATAATTATAACTCATTTCTAATAATACGTTTTTAAATAACTATGATAAAAAATAGCCTGCCTTCAAATGTAATGAAGTATACAACAGGCTTAGTAGATACATTTGCAGAGAATGTTATACTGACAAGTACTTTTCATGTTGACAAGTATcaacaaagaaacatttgagacTGAGTGGCAAGCAAATATTATCATTAAGCTTCAGTATCCCTTCATGCACATAATTTAATTTTCCAGTTCATCTTCTACTGATTGAACATTGCTACAACCGATTCCATTGCATTCCCCACATGCAGTAGAACAAGGCAGACCATGCTTACGGCAAGTGCATTTTCGAGAGTCGCAATTTTGTTTGCAGTTGCATCTTATGATTTTCAAAAGTCTCTCTGGCGCAGCAGGTAAATCACATTTCAGTGGGGTAAGCCTGCCATCTTTTTCATAGCAGCCCCATTCCCGTGGTTGTAGTATTCTTTCAAGCCATGTCTGAACTTGTAGGTACACGCTGTAGCTGTGATATTTGGCCGATCGAGAAACTTTCTGTATTTTAGCCTATCTAAACCTTCAATTTTCTTGCCATTGAACAAGGTACACATCATTTGCTCTCCTGCTCTTTCGACCTCTTCGTGAGTGGACTCTTTCAGAAATATCTTTGCATTTGCATGGAAATCTGTGTCGACCATGGCTTTTTTAAGAGCAATTCCTTTTCCTATTCCATATATCTTCGATGTAGTGTCACAACCGCAGAATGCGTGGACAACAGGTAAAACACTGCATATGCCTTCAGTTagtataggaataaggtcagtaattcggtcgaaaatgtgcttccgtggtgttgtcgaaagaagtccataataaatagatcctaattttcccatttttcgcgcaaattcgtgtagaacgagtgctttaatcaccatttttcactactagaatacattctgcatgaaatgagacggttttcatgttcatatacCCCACCTGGcatgttttgcagatcgaaaccggaagtaggtgtttattgcgcggacgagagcaaaaatgcgccatttttagggtagcagaccacaactgactggcatttcactaggaactacataaccccctaatttcttttcattttttcgttagtttgtgatagaactttcatgaaaaataggtgtaggaaaaagtgatgttctctaaagatacgtaaagacgatctgAATTTGTCgtttttttacatgaaacaaagaaggatttgaattactgactttTAACCTATATTCTTTGTCTTAGAAATAtcccaaatt from Mercenaria mercenaria strain notata chromosome 2, MADL_Memer_1, whole genome shotgun sequence carries:
- the LOC123562650 gene encoding mucin-5AC-like, giving the protein MMDSRAIFFAVVILSIVKLPTHLAANVTTTATTDSKTTQAVVKLMTSEAPTTSNNLPGNPNSSTIGQVTKSTVSTPTTPTTPAPLNCKVGSCSGSDECLNDTKTVKSTTCKSREICELDLKDINGTISEYKFSCATSCSAQKGKVACCSTSNCILDLNNGGDFVSRYNFVAMVSLIFASLLIL